In the Hordeum vulgare subsp. vulgare chromosome 7H, MorexV3_pseudomolecules_assembly, whole genome shotgun sequence genome, one interval contains:
- the LOC123408126 gene encoding methylcrotonoyl-CoA carboxylase beta chain, mitochondrial, giving the protein MLGRLAARRPRPGSARAAAAYRSSASVLPDALDRSSDAYARNAAAVGGLLSDLRSRVSQVLGGGGAGAVKRNEGRGKLLPRDRIDRLLDPGASFLELSQLAGSDVYEEALPSAGIITGIGPVHGRLCMFVANDPTTKGGTYYPITVKKHLRAQEIASECKLPCIYLVDSGGANLPKQAEVFPDRDNFGRIFYNQAKMSADGIPQIAVVLGSCTAGGAYIPAMADESIIVKGNGTIFLAGPPLVKAATGEEISAEDLGGASVHCKISGVSDHFAQDERHGLALGRNIVKNLHLAAKETNIHNSACDYQEPLYDVQELRSIAPADTKQSFDIRSIIARIVDGSEFDEFKQLYGTTLVTGFARICGQPVGIIGNNGILFTESALKGTHFIELCAQRNIPLIFLQNISGFMVGSKSEASGIAKAGAKMVMAVSCSKVPKITIIVGGSFGAGNYGMCGRAYSPNFLFMWPTARISVMGGIQAAGVLAQIEKNNRKRQGMEWTKDDEEAFKAKVVEAYDKEGSPYYSTARLWDDGIIDPADTRRVLSLCLSASAKPVPEDTKYGVFRM; this is encoded by the exons ATGCTCGGTCGGCTGGCCGCGCGGCGGCCCCGCCCAGGCAGCGCCCGCGCCGCAGCAGCCTACCGCTCCTCGGCCTCGGTCCTGCCCGACGcgctcgaccggagctccgacgcCTACGCGCGcaacgccgccgccgtcggcggCCTCCTCTCCGACCTGCGGTCCCGCGTCTCCCAG GTGCTGGGCGGCGGAGGCGCGGGGGCGGTGAAGCGGAACGAAGGGCGGGGCAAGCTGCTCCCCAGGGACCGCATCGACCGCCTGCTCGACCCCGGGGCCTCCTTCCTCGAGCTCTCTCAG CTTGCAGGATCTGATGTTTATGAGGAAGCATTACCATCAGCTGGAATAATTACTGGCATAGGACCTGTTCATGGACGACTATGTATGTTTGTGGCCAATGACCCAACTACAAAGGGGGGTACATACTATCCTATCACTGTCAAAAAGCATCTGCGGGCGCAGGAAATAGCTTCTGAATGTAAATTGCCGTGCATATATCTTGTTGACAGTGGAGGTGCTAATCTCCCAAAGCAGGCAGAAGTTTTTCCTGACCGTGATAATTTTGGTCGAATATTCTACAATCAGGCTAAGATGTCTGCAGATGGTATTCCTCAGATTGCAGTAGTTTTAGGTTCTTGTACTGCTGGCGGGGCTTATATTCCTGCAATGGCTGATGAAAGTATAATAGTCAAGGGAAATGGAACAATATTTCTAGCTGGTCCACCCCTTGTAAAG GCTGCTACAGGGGAGGAGATATCTGCTGAGGACCTTGGTGGAGCATCAGTGCATTGTAAAATATCAGGAGTCTCTGATCATTTTGCACAAG ATGAACGGCATGGTCTTGCGCTGGGAAGGAACATTGTGAAGAACCTCCATTTGGCTGCTAAAGAAACAAATATACACAATTCTGCTTGTGATTACCAAGAACCATTGTATGATGTACAGGAACTTCGCTCAATTGCACCAGCTGATACGAAGCAATCTTTTGATATTCGCTCAATAATAGCTCGTATAGTCGACGGAAGTGAATTTGATGAATTCAAACAATTGTATGGAACA ACACTAGTGACTGGTTTTGCAAGGATATGCGGGCAGCCAGTTGGAATTATTGGAAACAATGGCATTTTATTTACCGAGTCAGCACTAAAGGGTACCCACTTCATTGAGTTGTGTGCTCAACGCAATATTCCTTTGATATTCCTTCAAAATATTTCTGGATTCATG GTTGGGTCGAAATCTGAAGCAAGTGGGATTGCGAAAGCTGGAGCAAAAATGGTTATGGCAGTTTCCTGTTCAAAG GTTCCTAAAATTACCATAATTGTTGGTGGGAGTTTTGGTGCTGGGAATTATGGAATGTGTGGACGTGCATACAGCCCGAATTTTTTGTTCATGTGGCCAACTGCTAGGATATCTGTTATGGGTGGTATTCAG GCAGCTGGCGTTCTTGCCCAAATAGAGAAGAACAACAGGAAAAGGCAAGGAATGGAG TGGACCAAGGATGACGAAGAAGCCTTCAAAGCCAAAGTCGTCGAGGCTTATGACAAGGAAGGAAGCCCGTATTACTCGACCGCTAGGCTTTGGGACGACGGGATCATAGACCCTGCAGATACTAGACGGGTTCTGAGCCTTTGCCTCTCTGCTTCGGCCAAGCCGGTTCCAGAAGACACGAAATACGGCGTGTTCAGAATGTAA